In Herpetosiphon gulosus, the following are encoded in one genomic region:
- a CDS encoding ElyC/SanA/YdcF family protein, with protein sequence MKRFWRWYASKFGGESSNRLQPRKFLKWGLRLALMAILGLLLVNGWVRWATADYRFDAVASIPSQQVAIVFGAGIRYNQPSAALRERLDGAIQLYQAGRVQHLLMSGDNSQTNYDEVTVMRDYAIAHGIPTSAITRDYAGFSTYETCYRAKAIFGVTQAILVTQDYHLPRAIYTCRELDVAAIGLSIPDWNFKPEQSTTYYPPATQIRYTTREWLARCKALFEVHISQPQPTFLGPAVGLGEIASTQK encoded by the coding sequence GTGAAGAGATTTTGGCGTTGGTACGCGAGCAAGTTCGGCGGCGAGTCGAGCAACCGCCTACAACCACGTAAATTCCTCAAATGGGGCTTACGTTTGGCATTGATGGCAATTTTAGGCCTGTTGCTGGTCAATGGCTGGGTACGTTGGGCAACTGCCGATTATCGTTTTGATGCTGTGGCGAGTATTCCAAGCCAGCAGGTTGCAATTGTGTTTGGAGCTGGCATTCGCTACAATCAACCAAGCGCAGCGCTGCGTGAGCGGCTTGATGGCGCAATTCAGCTCTATCAAGCAGGCCGTGTGCAGCATTTACTGATGAGCGGTGACAATAGTCAAACCAACTACGATGAAGTAACGGTCATGCGCGATTATGCTATCGCCCACGGCATCCCAACCAGCGCCATCACCCGTGATTACGCAGGCTTCAGCACCTACGAAACCTGTTACCGCGCCAAAGCAATTTTCGGCGTAACTCAAGCAATCCTCGTTACCCAAGATTACCATCTACCTCGGGCAATTTATACTTGTCGCGAGCTGGACGTGGCCGCGATTGGCCTGAGTATCCCCGATTGGAATTTTAAGCCCGAGCAAAGCACAACCTATTATCCGCCAGCAACCCAAATCCGCTACACCACCCGCGAATGGCTAGCCCGTTGCAAAGCTCTGTTTGAAGTTCACATCAGCCAGCCCCAACCAACCTTTTTGGGGCCAGCCGTGGGTCTAGGCGAAATCGCCAGCACCCAAAAGTGA
- a CDS encoding acylphosphatase yields the protein METTRAHVIVTGTVQGVNFRATCRDQARLAKVGGWVKNLPDGSVEAIFEGSQAGVQRMISWCYSGPIHAKVQHVEVAWQEPTHREPTFDIAW from the coding sequence GTGGAAACAACGCGGGCACATGTGATTGTCACCGGAACGGTTCAGGGAGTCAATTTTCGCGCGACCTGCCGCGATCAAGCGCGTTTGGCTAAAGTTGGCGGCTGGGTTAAAAATTTGCCCGATGGTAGCGTTGAAGCGATTTTTGAGGGCAGCCAAGCTGGCGTGCAACGTATGATCAGCTGGTGTTATAGCGGCCCAATCCATGCTAAAGTGCAACATGTTGAAGTCGCTTGGCAAGAGCCAACCCACCGTGAACCAACCTTTGATATTGCGTGGTAA
- a CDS encoding iron ABC transporter permease, whose product MSNIHQRRIQWLYWLLALPALAFFVLFFGVPLWAIMQRAFAEKGLGAAIQTVFSNRSLLHVVAWSAWQATLSTLLTLLLGVPTAYILAHYQFPGRALIRSLIAVPFVLPTVVVALAFRALLGERGLINRWLVAWLELAKPPLELEQSLGMILIAHVFFNLTVVVRLLTAYWSNHDPRLEASAQVLGAPRWRVWLEVTLPLALPALLAAVLLVFTFTFSAFGTVLLLGSSQQHTIEVEIYDQAIRQFNLPIAATLSLLQILTSLGLTLAYTRLVQRSSVPQEAQALSLRRARTWPSRVAIGGVMLLASSLIVLPLASLLLGALRIEGQWSLEYFHMLGVNQRGSYAYVPPTQAMLNSLRYAAITTILALVFGLPCAYLLAQPQGRLTRLLDGVLMLPLGTSAVTVGLGYIIAFRSYELWGWETPDLRRWSGLLPLAHTLLALPFVIRTMLPALRRLNPQLREAARMLGAKPWRAWREVDLSLLLPSIMAAGLFAFTVSLGDFGAALVVSVTSPTTATMPVVIFRFLGQPGASNYGQALAMSSLLMGVTFISFLLLERFRDQTSEW is encoded by the coding sequence ATGTCAAATATTCATCAGCGGCGCATTCAATGGCTGTATTGGCTTTTGGCCTTGCCTGCGCTAGCTTTTTTTGTGCTCTTTTTTGGCGTGCCACTCTGGGCAATTATGCAACGCGCTTTTGCCGAAAAAGGCCTAGGCGCAGCCATTCAAACGGTGTTCAGCAATCGCAGTTTGCTACACGTTGTAGCTTGGAGTGCTTGGCAAGCCACGCTTTCAACACTGTTGACCCTGCTGCTAGGCGTGCCAACCGCCTATATTTTGGCCCATTATCAGTTTCCAGGGCGAGCACTGATTCGCTCGCTGATTGCTGTGCCGTTTGTGCTGCCAACCGTTGTCGTGGCCCTGGCCTTTCGGGCATTACTGGGTGAGCGTGGTTTGATCAATCGCTGGTTGGTGGCTTGGTTAGAGTTGGCAAAACCACCATTAGAGCTTGAGCAAAGCCTTGGCATGATTTTAATTGCCCATGTTTTTTTCAATTTGACCGTGGTAGTGCGTTTGCTGACTGCCTATTGGAGCAACCACGACCCACGTTTAGAGGCTTCGGCTCAGGTTTTGGGTGCGCCGCGCTGGCGAGTTTGGCTCGAAGTAACCTTACCATTGGCGCTACCAGCTTTATTGGCAGCAGTATTATTGGTGTTTACCTTTACCTTTTCGGCCTTTGGCACGGTGTTGTTATTGGGCAGCAGCCAGCAACACACAATCGAAGTCGAAATTTATGATCAAGCAATTCGTCAATTTAATTTGCCGATTGCGGCAACGCTCTCACTCTTGCAAATTCTCACCAGTTTGGGCTTGACCTTAGCCTATACGCGGCTGGTTCAGCGTAGCAGTGTGCCCCAAGAAGCCCAAGCATTGTCCTTGCGGCGTGCTCGAACTTGGCCAAGTCGCGTGGCAATTGGCGGGGTTATGCTACTTGCTAGCAGTTTAATCGTGCTGCCGCTAGCAAGTTTGTTACTGGGGGCGTTGCGTATCGAAGGCCAGTGGAGCCTTGAGTATTTTCACATGCTGGGAGTCAATCAGCGTGGCAGTTATGCCTATGTGCCGCCAACCCAAGCTATGCTCAACTCATTGCGCTATGCAGCCATCACCACGATCTTGGCTTTAGTTTTTGGTCTGCCATGTGCCTATCTATTGGCTCAACCCCAAGGCCGCTTGACCCGCCTGCTCGATGGCGTGTTGATGCTACCCTTGGGAACATCGGCGGTAACAGTCGGCTTGGGCTATATTATCGCCTTTCGTTCGTATGAGCTTTGGGGCTGGGAAACGCCCGATCTGCGGCGTTGGTCGGGTTTGTTGCCGCTAGCCCATACGCTTTTAGCTTTACCATTTGTTATTCGCACTATGTTGCCAGCCTTACGCCGTTTGAACCCACAGTTACGCGAAGCAGCTCGCATGTTGGGTGCAAAACCATGGCGGGCTTGGCGTGAAGTTGATTTGAGCTTGCTGCTACCAAGTATCATGGCTGCGGGCTTATTTGCCTTCACCGTTTCGTTAGGCGATTTTGGTGCAGCCTTGGTAGTGAGCGTAACCAGCCCCACCACCGCCACCATGCCAGTCGTGATCTTTCGCTTTTTAGGCCAACCGGGGGCCAGCAACTATGGCCAAGCCTTAGCCATGAGCAGCCTTTTGATGGGCGTGACCTTCATAAGTTTTCTGCTTTTAGAGCGATTTCGCGACCAAACCAGTGAATGGTGA
- a CDS encoding glycine cleavage T C-terminal barrel domain-containing protein, which yields MNEQAYRAASEHAVYLDRSSAGCVEITGRDRLVLINRLSTNAVLNLAPGTGQITVLTTNIGRIIDLITVLAIDDDTIWVITSANRGAQLTTYFGRNKFYGDQFKVRDLTESVHQMRVYGSQATAMLEQLTNQNLEQVGLWQHISAEIDGCPVRLARIRPMRGTGWAIFADLAAADALCEAFDDANGALLDRPTYHTLRVEAGYPALNELNEEFIPLEANLWDAVSFNKGCYIGQEIIARMDSRGRLAKKLQGLRLSGAVEVPASLTKNNQDAGTLTSVVWSPALNQFIGLGYVRTGHELGSELTVGEQQAIVVELPFITQTEPTTVE from the coding sequence ATGAATGAACAAGCCTATCGTGCCGCCAGCGAGCATGCAGTCTATCTTGATCGCTCGTCGGCTGGCTGTGTCGAAATTACTGGGCGCGACCGTTTGGTTTTGATCAATCGGCTTTCGACCAATGCAGTGCTCAATTTAGCGCCTGGCACGGGCCAAATCACCGTGCTCACCACCAATATTGGGCGAATTATCGACCTGATTACGGTGTTAGCCATCGATGATGATACGATTTGGGTGATTACCAGTGCCAATCGTGGGGCACAATTAACGACCTATTTTGGCCGCAATAAGTTTTATGGCGATCAATTTAAGGTACGCGATTTAACCGAGAGCGTGCACCAGATGCGAGTGTATGGCAGCCAAGCTACGGCAATGCTCGAACAACTCACCAACCAAAACTTGGAGCAAGTTGGTTTATGGCAACACATCAGCGCTGAAATTGATGGCTGTCCAGTGCGTTTAGCCCGAATTCGCCCAATGCGTGGCACTGGTTGGGCCATTTTTGCCGATCTTGCGGCGGCTGATGCCTTGTGCGAAGCCTTCGATGACGCGAATGGAGCGTTGCTTGATCGACCGACCTATCATACGCTGCGAGTTGAGGCTGGCTATCCCGCGCTGAATGAACTCAATGAGGAATTTATTCCGCTTGAGGCTAATTTGTGGGATGCAGTCAGTTTTAACAAAGGTTGTTACATCGGCCAAGAAATTATTGCGCGGATGGATAGTCGTGGGCGTTTGGCCAAAAAGCTGCAAGGTTTACGCCTAAGCGGCGCAGTCGAAGTACCTGCATCATTAACCAAAAATAACCAAGATGCTGGTACCTTGACCAGCGTGGTCTGGTCACCAGCCTTGAATCAGTTCATTGGTTTGGGTTATGTGCGCACTGGTCACGAGCTCGGTAGCGAATTGACTGTCGGCGAGCAGCAGGCAATCGTGGTTGAATTGCCATTTATTACTCAAACTGAGCCAACCACGGTTGAGTAG
- a CDS encoding STAS domain-containing protein has product MPDSKQLPVERAKLYARIMLGITTLFLPISIFDWANIQSQINFYVAIVHGLLIVGYMFLLKPGNFYPLTLVLHIASSITVAVVNHNIGGFVSYNFAIICIELMGIGFILGRARWIITATAISIIIHLIAIINEITLFWSFSDPNSLIMMSVNDNYKYLAIVSQTILLLGTGAIITILTHVINQREYELEQSRQAMQQRSDELAALAIRLETSNQQLVSTETTLRQTVDALTVAALPVGDDVVVLPLIGGFDIQRAKAVEDSLLSYIHEQRANTLILDLTSVLVASDSLLTMLERIIQGAKLLGTRVILAGLQPEVAPMMVQLKLNRQTVLSAPTLAAALELR; this is encoded by the coding sequence GTGCCCGATTCAAAGCAGCTACCCGTCGAACGTGCCAAATTGTATGCGCGAATTATGCTCGGCATTACCACATTGTTTTTGCCAATTTCAATTTTTGATTGGGCTAATATTCAATCGCAGATTAATTTCTATGTGGCAATCGTCCATGGATTGCTAATTGTTGGCTATATGTTCTTACTCAAGCCAGGCAATTTCTATCCATTAACGTTAGTTTTGCATATTGCTAGCTCAATCACTGTAGCTGTAGTCAATCATAATATTGGCGGATTTGTATCGTACAATTTTGCAATCATTTGCATTGAGTTAATGGGTATAGGCTTTATTCTGGGGCGGGCACGCTGGATTATTACAGCGACAGCAATCAGTATTATCATTCACCTAATTGCAATTATCAATGAAATCACGCTTTTCTGGAGCTTTAGTGATCCCAATTCGCTAATTATGATGAGTGTCAATGATAATTATAAATATCTTGCCATCGTTTCACAAACAATTTTATTACTTGGTACAGGCGCAATTATTACTATTTTGACCCATGTAATTAATCAACGTGAATATGAATTAGAACAATCGCGCCAAGCAATGCAGCAACGCTCCGATGAACTAGCCGCCTTGGCGATTCGGCTCGAAACCTCGAATCAACAACTAGTTTCAACCGAAACCACCTTGCGCCAAACCGTCGATGCCTTGACCGTGGCGGCCTTGCCTGTCGGCGACGATGTAGTGGTGCTGCCATTAATCGGTGGCTTCGATATCCAACGTGCCAAAGCGGTGGAAGATTCCTTGCTAAGCTATATTCATGAACAACGGGCGAATACCTTAATTCTTGATTTGACCAGTGTTCTGGTTGCATCCGATAGCTTACTGACCATGCTTGAACGAATTATCCAAGGGGCAAAATTGTTGGGCACACGGGTGATTTTGGCTGGATTGCAACCCGAAGTGGCTCCAATGATGGTACAGTTAAAGCTCAACCGCCAAACCGTGCTCTCAGCACCAACCTTGGCGGCAGCCTTAGAACTTCGCTAA
- a CDS encoding DJ-1/PfpI family protein codes for MSIKSIGILIFNDAEELDFIGPLEVFGMASNWVDLTIKTVAEQAQTVKARYGLKIQPDYSFADAPAFDVILVPGGIGARTHARHNSLILDYLRQQRGWVVSVCTGALVLSAAGLLDGKQATTHYTALDLLAENSQITVERQQRYTITPPIATSAGVSAGIDLALALLETWFSPELRAQVAERIEWC; via the coding sequence ATGAGCATTAAATCAATTGGCATCTTGATCTTCAACGATGCCGAGGAATTAGATTTTATCGGGCCACTCGAAGTGTTTGGCATGGCCAGTAATTGGGTTGATCTGACGATTAAAACCGTTGCTGAACAGGCTCAAACGGTCAAAGCCCGCTATGGCCTGAAAATTCAGCCCGATTATAGCTTTGCCGATGCCCCAGCATTTGATGTGATTTTAGTACCAGGTGGGATTGGCGCACGCACTCATGCCCGCCACAATAGCCTGATTCTCGATTATTTACGCCAACAGCGTGGCTGGGTCGTTTCGGTATGCACAGGCGCGTTGGTGCTCTCAGCGGCAGGCTTGCTCGATGGCAAACAGGCTACCACCCACTACACCGCGCTCGATCTATTAGCCGAAAATAGCCAAATTACGGTCGAACGCCAACAACGCTACACTATCACACCACCAATCGCCACCTCGGCAGGGGTTTCGGCAGGCATTGATTTGGCGCTAGCCTTGTTGGAAACTTGGTTTAGCCCCGAACTACGCGCCCAAGTCGCCGAACGAATCGAATGGTGCTAA
- the mnmE gene encoding tRNA uridine-5-carboxymethylaminomethyl(34) synthesis GTPase MnmE, which translates to MLYADTIAALATPPGVGGVGIIRISGPQSLAIAQALIKPRRKGIWRSYQMRYGHVLDEHGQVVDEVLAVFFKGPRSFTGEDILEIHCHGGPLPLRRTLTLALAHGARLANPGEFSLRAFANGRIDLVQAEATLDVIEAQTNLGLSLALDQLGGGLSRDLRTLREQLMYPLAYVTALTDFPEDDVPSEELQQPLQQAQSLLSQLLAGADQGVVVREGARAALVGRPNAGKSSLMNALLRTERAIVTAIPGTTRDTLEETANLGGIPVVLIDTAGITETDDLVERIGVERSRAALSKADLVLLLIDGSQPLSPEDLVIAQLTHERPTIVIATKADLGQHADLTVLTQTHPKLRGSIAISSQASTGLDYLGTMVAEQLLGGLPLSDARLVTNPRHREALRRANAALEQAIQGLREGRPVDLIAIDLHEAIASLGEITGETVEHDLLNMIFSRFCIGK; encoded by the coding sequence ATGCTCTATGCTGATACCATCGCCGCCCTAGCGACCCCACCTGGCGTTGGTGGGGTTGGGATTATTCGGATCAGCGGCCCTCAAAGCCTAGCCATCGCCCAAGCCTTGATCAAACCGCGCCGCAAAGGCATTTGGCGCTCTTACCAAATGCGCTATGGCCATGTGCTCGATGAGCATGGTCAGGTTGTGGATGAGGTTCTAGCGGTCTTTTTCAAGGGGCCGCGCTCATTCACTGGCGAAGATATTTTGGAGATTCACTGCCACGGCGGCCCGCTGCCCTTGCGCCGCACCCTAACCTTGGCTCTAGCCCATGGCGCTCGCTTAGCCAACCCAGGCGAATTTAGCCTACGCGCTTTTGCCAATGGCCGCATCGATTTAGTGCAAGCTGAAGCGACCCTCGATGTGATCGAAGCTCAAACCAACTTGGGGCTAAGTTTGGCGCTCGATCAGCTTGGCGGCGGGCTTTCGCGTGATTTGCGCACGCTGCGCGAGCAGTTGATGTATCCCTTGGCTTATGTCACAGCGCTGACCGATTTCCCCGAAGACGATGTGCCCAGCGAGGAATTACAACAGCCCTTGCAGCAAGCCCAAAGTCTGCTCAGCCAACTGCTAGCTGGAGCCGATCAAGGTGTGGTTGTGCGTGAAGGGGCACGCGCAGCCTTGGTTGGTCGGCCCAACGCAGGCAAATCGAGCTTGATGAATGCCCTGTTGCGCACCGAACGCGCGATTGTCACCGCGATTCCTGGCACAACCCGCGATACCTTGGAAGAAACCGCCAACCTTGGCGGAATTCCGGTGGTACTGATTGATACCGCTGGCATCACCGAAACCGATGATTTGGTTGAACGAATTGGAGTCGAACGCTCACGCGCTGCTCTGAGCAAAGCCGATTTGGTATTACTATTGATCGATGGTTCGCAGCCGTTAAGCCCAGAAGATTTGGTGATTGCTCAACTGACCCATGAACGACCAACGATCGTGATTGCCACCAAAGCCGATTTAGGTCAACATGCCGATTTAACCGTGCTAACCCAAACCCACCCCAAGCTCCGTGGCAGCATCGCCATCTCATCGCAGGCTAGCACAGGCTTAGATTATTTAGGTACAATGGTAGCTGAACAGTTGCTTGGTGGTTTGCCGCTCAGCGATGCTCGCTTAGTTACCAACCCACGCCATCGCGAGGCCTTGCGCCGCGCCAACGCCGCCTTAGAACAAGCAATCCAAGGCTTACGCGAAGGCCGTCCAGTTGATCTGATTGCGATCGATTTGCACGAGGCGATCGCCAGCCTAGGCGAGATTACTGGCGAAACTGTTGAACATGATTTATTGAATATGATATTTAGTCGCTTTTGTATTGGCAAATAA
- a CDS encoding cation:proton antiporter, with amino-acid sequence MSLVLVQSNVAPSPAAAAGGDGMSPLLQLVLALAVLIAAAKIGGLVSTKLKQPAVLGELLVGILLGPSVLDFLNLSFFTSTHLQDTVFEIAEIGVIFLMFVAGLEVKLPDLLAAGKVSTIAGVLGVIIPLLGGFALAWFWPNNYSFTKSLFIGILLTATSVSISAQTLLELGKLRSRVGLSLLGAAIVDDVLVIVLLSTFVALTASSGGGIMTVLSIVGVMLLYFVVMSIFGLRALPWIIRKAAKLPISQPLVSTALVLVLFASWSAEALGGVAAITGAFLMGVFLGRTPYHNRIEDGVQTLTYAFFVPIFFASIGLHANIFSLPGDLVAFAAVLCVIAVATKVIGCGIGAKIGGMNNKESLQVGLGMISRGEVGLIVASVGIRQGIIGEDVFAMTVLMVLVTTLVTPLLLRWSFGNEQTPKDQETPKSDKPTLKPAHAGEEAGH; translated from the coding sequence ATGTCGCTGGTCTTGGTTCAATCCAACGTCGCCCCTTCGCCTGCCGCCGCTGCTGGAGGCGATGGAATGTCGCCGCTGTTGCAGTTGGTACTGGCTTTGGCCGTTTTGATCGCCGCTGCCAAAATTGGTGGGCTTGTGAGCACCAAACTCAAACAACCTGCCGTTTTAGGTGAGCTTTTAGTGGGGATTTTGCTTGGCCCCAGTGTTTTGGATTTTCTCAACCTCAGCTTTTTCACCAGCACCCACTTGCAGGATACGGTTTTTGAAATCGCCGAGATTGGGGTGATTTTCTTGATGTTTGTGGCTGGGCTAGAGGTTAAACTGCCCGATCTGCTGGCGGCGGGCAAGGTCTCGACGATCGCTGGGGTATTGGGGGTTATCATCCCATTGCTTGGTGGTTTTGCCCTCGCTTGGTTCTGGCCCAATAACTATTCATTCACCAAAAGCCTGTTCATCGGCATTTTGCTGACCGCTACTAGCGTTTCGATTTCGGCTCAAACCTTGCTCGAATTGGGCAAATTGCGTTCGCGGGTTGGGCTATCGTTATTGGGCGCGGCGATTGTCGATGATGTGTTGGTGATCGTGTTACTTTCGACCTTTGTGGCCTTAACGGCGAGCAGCGGCGGCGGCATTATGACCGTGCTGAGCATTGTCGGCGTGATGCTGCTGTACTTTGTGGTGATGAGCATTTTTGGGCTACGCGCTTTGCCATGGATTATTCGCAAAGCCGCCAAATTACCAATTAGCCAACCCCTAGTGAGCACTGCGCTGGTATTGGTGTTGTTTGCCTCGTGGAGCGCCGAAGCCTTGGGTGGCGTGGCTGCGATTACTGGGGCGTTTTTGATGGGTGTATTTCTGGGCCGCACGCCCTATCACAACCGGATTGAAGATGGCGTGCAAACCTTGACCTATGCCTTTTTCGTGCCAATCTTCTTTGCGAGCATCGGCTTGCATGCCAATATTTTCTCATTACCGGGTGATTTGGTGGCCTTCGCCGCAGTGCTGTGTGTGATTGCAGTTGCGACAAAAGTTATTGGTTGTGGAATTGGCGCAAAAATTGGCGGCATGAATAATAAAGAATCGTTGCAAGTTGGTTTGGGCATGATTTCGCGGGGCGAAGTTGGCTTGATTGTAGCTAGTGTTGGGATTCGCCAAGGCATTATCGGCGAAGATGTCTTTGCCATGACCGTGCTGATGGTGCTTGTAACCACCTTGGTCACTCCTTTATTATTACGCTGGTCGTTTGGCAACGAACAAACGCCCAAAGATCAAGAAACCCCCAAATCGGATAAACCAACGCTCAAACCTGCCCATGCTGGCGAAGAAGCAGGCCATTAA
- a CDS encoding response regulator: protein MKRGSVRRTMITIAAIILSLMTGLNIIGVVERSMLNNDIEYVIDLEDAERLAREISLYTQYQAHALDAYALGEVEEREHYTRYRQAFDDKRLELEQFFKNIQPNTETKTAFENVQKLSADYEDAGIAYLAQIDLRLQESAPTRSAAELYAWEVLDERADQLDQATQVLSDIIDEQSEALEAGITKQNGRMIVALIGRSLAILVLLSLFVYYLLGRVGNQFKLVRDGAQRFADGDFTTDIPIRRYDEVGRLAAMFNTMAQTIRGQIERLEQAKDHAQRLQFVAEEANRAKSNFLANMSHELRTPLNAIIGYSEILQEECEDLGQTAMIEDLDRIRLSGRHLLTLINDILDLAKIESGKVEILPEEISLPQLLHDVRSTVDPMIIKNENRLVIESAAGLLTMISDETRLRQILVNLLSNAAKFTEHGRITLRVQPSEEEGWIDFSVHDNGIGMSNAQLSRLFQPFTQADASTTRKYGGTGLGLALSRRLAQLLGGDIRVQSELGVGSIFSVHLPQSVIDMAPVSLFDEAPIIISEANNNQPKVLIIDDDRNVHHLLSRTLKREGWSVLSAFDGESGLAMVRNHHPTAILLDVLLPGHVNGWEILAEIKADPKIATIPVIMHTIVAEPNQGVSFGVYDYLIKPVDRGQLLRTLRSCIDPQNAKTQLVLVVDDDHDSRAMLRRMLEGAGWKVYEAANGREALGALHSRPFGAMILDLMMPEMDGFETIAALQELEQFRDLPIIVVSAKELTEAERQQLEETVERVVSKGNVRREEILALVREQVRRRVEQPPTTT from the coding sequence ATGAAACGCGGGTCGGTACGCCGTACAATGATCACGATTGCAGCGATCATTTTGAGCTTAATGACCGGATTAAATATTATTGGGGTTGTTGAGCGTAGCATGCTCAATAATGATATTGAATATGTGATCGATTTGGAAGATGCCGAACGTTTAGCTCGCGAAATTAGCCTCTACACTCAATATCAAGCCCATGCACTCGATGCCTATGCCTTAGGTGAAGTCGAGGAGCGTGAACACTATACCCGTTATCGCCAAGCCTTCGATGACAAACGCCTAGAGCTTGAACAATTCTTCAAGAACATACAGCCAAACACTGAAACCAAAACTGCCTTTGAAAATGTCCAAAAACTTAGCGCCGACTATGAAGATGCTGGAATTGCCTACCTCGCCCAAATCGATTTACGCTTGCAAGAATCAGCACCAACTCGCTCGGCGGCTGAACTCTATGCATGGGAAGTACTCGACGAACGCGCCGATCAACTTGATCAGGCCACTCAAGTATTATCCGATATCATCGATGAGCAATCTGAGGCGCTTGAGGCTGGGATTACTAAGCAAAATGGACGCATGATTGTAGCCCTAATAGGGCGTAGTTTGGCCATACTGGTATTGCTAAGTCTATTCGTCTACTATCTGCTGGGGCGGGTTGGTAACCAATTCAAGTTGGTACGCGATGGAGCACAGCGCTTTGCCGATGGCGATTTTACCACCGATATTCCCATTCGCCGCTATGATGAAGTAGGTCGCCTCGCCGCGATGTTCAATACCATGGCCCAAACGATTCGTGGCCAAATCGAGCGACTTGAGCAAGCCAAAGATCATGCTCAACGCTTGCAATTTGTGGCTGAAGAAGCCAATCGCGCCAAAAGCAACTTTTTGGCCAATATGAGCCACGAATTACGCACCCCACTCAATGCGATCATCGGCTATAGCGAAATTCTCCAAGAAGAATGTGAAGACCTCGGCCAAACCGCGATGATCGAAGATCTTGATCGGATTCGGCTCTCAGGCCGACATCTGCTGACCTTAATCAACGATATTTTGGATTTAGCTAAGATTGAATCGGGCAAGGTTGAGATTTTGCCTGAGGAAATTTCGCTGCCCCAACTGCTGCACGATGTGCGCTCAACCGTCGATCCGATGATTATCAAAAATGAAAATCGCTTGGTAATCGAATCGGCAGCAGGCTTGCTAACGATGATCAGTGATGAAACCCGTTTACGCCAGATTTTGGTCAATTTGCTGAGTAACGCGGCGAAATTCACCGAACATGGCCGTATTACCTTGCGCGTCCAACCTAGTGAAGAAGAGGGCTGGATCGATTTCAGCGTGCATGATAATGGTATTGGCATGAGCAACGCCCAATTATCGCGCTTATTTCAGCCATTTACCCAAGCAGATGCCTCGACGACCCGTAAATATGGCGGCACTGGGCTAGGTTTGGCCTTAAGTCGGCGCTTGGCTCAACTGCTCGGCGGCGATATTCGGGTGCAAAGTGAATTGGGCGTTGGCTCAATCTTCAGCGTGCATTTACCACAATCAGTCATCGATATGGCTCCAGTTTCGTTGTTTGATGAAGCGCCGATTATTATTAGCGAAGCCAACAACAACCAACCCAAAGTGCTGATTATCGATGATGATCGTAATGTGCATCATCTGCTTTCGCGCACGCTCAAGCGCGAGGGCTGGAGTGTGCTAAGTGCGTTTGATGGCGAAAGTGGCTTAGCGATGGTGCGCAATCATCATCCAACAGCGATTTTGCTCGATGTGTTGTTGCCAGGCCATGTTAATGGTTGGGAGATCTTGGCCGAAATCAAGGCCGACCCCAAAATTGCCACCATTCCAGTCATTATGCATACGATTGTGGCCGAGCCAAATCAAGGCGTTTCGTTTGGGGTTTACGATTATTTGATTAAGCCAGTAGATCGCGGCCAATTGCTGCGCACACTGCGTAGTTGTATCGACCCACAAAATGCCAAAACCCAACTAGTTTTGGTGGTTGATGACGATCATGATAGTCGGGCGATGCTGCGACGTATGCTTGAAGGCGCAGGCTGGAAAGTCTATGAGGCCGCCAACGGGCGCGAAGCCTTGGGCGCATTGCATAGCCGCCCATTTGGCGCGATGATTCTTGATCTAATGATGCCAGAAATGGATGGTTTCGAAACGATCGCGGCCTTGCAAGAGCTTGAGCAATTCCGCGATTTGCCGATTATTGTGGTTTCGGCCAAAGAACTAACTGAAGCAGAACGGCAACAGCTTGAAGAGACCGTTGAACGCGTGGTCAGTAAGGGGAATGTGCGGCGTGAAGAGATTTTGGCGTTGGTACGCGAGCAAGTTCGGCGGCGAGTCGAGCAACCGCCTACAACCACGTAA